From the genome of bacterium, one region includes:
- a CDS encoding flagellin, producing LDFAEESITFVRNQILLQSSTAMLAQANALPQNVLALIG from the coding sequence ACCTGGATTTTGCCGAGGAGAGCATTACCTTCGTCAGAAACCAGATTCTCCTCCAGTCTTCCACGGCCATGCTGGCCCAGGCCAACGCCCTACCCCAGAATGTGCTGGCCTTGATCGGCTAA